A stretch of the Halorussus vallis genome encodes the following:
- a CDS encoding helix-turn-helix transcriptional regulator has product MAGQQQSPTELFGLVNQRYAFLAALDEAVYAKRDLVDELDVSRSTVDRALRELETAQLVTTQAGRYEITLYGRTLLACFESVIDTTEHVQRAKPLLALLPPDVDFEFSLLLDAEVQVVAEPGLHTPATRIAELVEGASRIRGLAYAHTSLVGIDLFEKKILVEGTETEFVLHERVYESLVERRPDLVADATACDCFSGYVVPDLPYGLLLLSTGGRDTLCLVVYGPNRQLKGAIINDAPRAVAWGRNVFERYRAEGIPLDAG; this is encoded by the coding sequence ATGGCGGGGCAACAGCAGTCGCCAACCGAACTCTTCGGACTGGTGAACCAGCGGTACGCGTTTCTCGCCGCGCTCGACGAGGCCGTCTACGCGAAGCGCGACCTCGTCGACGAACTCGACGTCTCGCGGTCGACGGTCGACCGAGCGCTCCGCGAACTCGAGACGGCCCAGCTAGTGACGACGCAGGCCGGACGGTACGAGATCACCCTCTACGGCCGGACGCTCCTGGCGTGCTTCGAGTCCGTCATCGACACGACCGAACACGTCCAGCGAGCGAAACCCCTGTTGGCGCTGTTGCCCCCGGACGTCGACTTCGAGTTCAGCCTCCTCCTCGACGCCGAGGTCCAGGTCGTCGCCGAACCAGGACTCCACACGCCGGCCACGCGCATCGCGGAGTTGGTCGAAGGCGCCAGCCGAATCCGGGGCCTGGCGTACGCCCACACGTCGCTCGTCGGAATCGACCTCTTCGAAAAGAAGATTCTGGTCGAGGGGACGGAGACGGAGTTCGTCCTCCACGAGAGGGTCTACGAGTCGCTGGTCGAGCGTCGTCCCGACCTGGTGGCCGACGCCACGGCGTGCGATTGCTTCTCGGGATACGTCGTTCCGGACCTCCCGTACGGCCTGTTGCTGCTCTCGACCGGGGGGAGAGACACCCTGTGTCTCGTCGTGTACGGCCCGAACCGACAGCTGAAAGGAGCGATCATCAACGACGCGCCGCGGGCGGTCGCGTGGGGCCGGAACGTGTTCGAACGCTACCGGGCCGAAGGGATACCGCTCGACGCTGGATGA